From Vitis vinifera cultivar Pinot Noir 40024 chromosome 14, ASM3070453v1, a single genomic window includes:
- the LOC100256726 gene encoding uncharacterized protein LOC100256726 isoform X2, giving the protein MADGTIDFPDDLLSTKAPDEHWTDKDEVLGGKGDGKVLMGLLDGLKDQATSESSIPLSPQWLYAKPVEAKILIGGTSGEMRAPNPIPHGNSTDPNQKDGWRLDGSQDKKDWRRTAADIESSRRWREEERETGLLGRRDRRKEERRADVIPTRETAESRALTSSDRWHDNNRSSVHEPRRDNKWSSRWGPEDKEKDSRTEKRTDVEKEDPHVDKQSFSANRTAAERDNDSRDKWRPRHRMEVHVGGSATYRSAPGFGLERGRVEGSNVRFAPGRGKPNASGLLQIGRPLSAGSSGFVPGDKNDNVFGKSAYCYPRGKLLDIYRKQNTVPAFDTIPVEMEQVPSITQVDSIGPLAFVAPDSDEEAVLGDIWNGKITTSGVFYSSFREKNVGSDENLTGIGDLTLTEGKQVSLNNTEFDYESLGKTADDQAYQGDPHKEGEQDFVSPIGVAVTDDLTPAVSNRYDFSSLRELDSTGHNELKPLQNQQWTDSAPKHLKLEHTEAALSSEISTQLPDDSSSLFDFSSIEKISSSNQDLLKGNNVAFSLERTIPPEELSLCYCDPQGVTQGPFLGIDIISWFEQGFFGADLPVRLSDAPDGSPFQELGEIMPHLKNKARSASSSDLVTKSEKSDAFGDGLGESIPDLASAKVSAVLNDQQWESSVFEDSSGVYVQPRIPKQECPVEPQYTEDQGFQNFFALDEKVAFLGESATSSGNMRKLSANVHGSFPDLSSRPSFANEFAETGVPMDNDDKLHPFGLLMSELRGSHMRSSQSSNLPSNIGDQSHFIDTLHERDVLLPRQSSLGAVSDQSLVAETWSDDYRRNICSNSSVHQGAIDARHLSRMEQEFSGYDLAEHLMSQKLQKEQLQPQNRPSPHPTSHFIGSGVEQFPGFSFSQSKNPVLQQSVHHPAQDMEHLLELKLQQQREFELHQRHQFHQQQLHHHQMKLQQQQQQLQQSHIQQLLLEQLQHHHMSDPGFGQSKMDLMGDNMLDQALLRKSLLHELQQNSFASRHLDPSLEQIIQAKIGQNAHRGRPNDLLELISQVKHGNAFPSEQQLRFHQEQLHARQLSLALRQQMGIEGERRAGGLWPVDEADQFIRTSAGRHQAHLAGLNPLEFYQQQQRLSSHEEQLSQLKRNLAVQEQLQRGFYEPTSVAFERPMPSGAPGMNLDNVNARFQGLDIQDRHPYMHSIDPMGSFSSGIPSQHHQVSDWLHASHPDAIESRSRNNGRSENSWLEPGMKQLHFEAERRKMEPEVSVASTDSSLWALAGDDEEKSKRVLMDMLHQKLNLQSTQSSEVDHQHSISSYKSRDSFGLFPESSSSNLPPNLLPDQIVSLNNTLTEGSPNSNSSNLRQNHLLNVYANEQFNNLENRERFPLRSNSGALGEQPLFSSTLETSQIGFVDSSSIGNSSMGKEFSELEGKKGKKRGSKSRTEMSRSVSEIEGNLAEQAEDAMDHGELLVNAHSRHTSVSNAGLYNHDIGLDKACQDDVSNDRLSSIVSNELDNSMLKRPPVSRVLSSDVLLEAAPAPVVKQKNNIDDGRQNSAGNPMTNRMAETQTSAKKDMRFRRTSSCTDAAVSETSFIDMLKKPVPEADATNGAALESSDCSVQSGRSGKKKGKKGRQLDPALLGFKVSSNRILMGEIQRLED; this is encoded by the exons ATGGCTGACGGAACGATTGATTTTCCGGACGATCTCCTCTCCACCAAAGCGCCCGATGAACACTGGACCGACAAAG ATGAAGTATTGGGAGGAAAGGGTGATGGGAAGGTGCTTATGGGACTACTTGATGGGTTGAAAG ATCAAGCAACATCAGAGAGTAGCATACCTCTGTCCCCACAGTGGCTTTATGCCAAGCCAGTTGAGGCAAAGATATTGATTGGTGGCACATCAGGG GAAATGCGAGCACCAAACCCTATACCCCATGGAAACTCCACTGATCCCAATCAGAAAGATGGCTGGCGTTTAGATGGATCTCAGGACAAGAAAGACTGGAGGAGGACTGCTGCTGACATTGAAAGCAGTCGTCGCTGGCGTGAAGAGGAGAGAGAAACAGGCTTACTTGGTAGACGAGATCGTAGAAAAGAAGAACGTCGTGCTGATGTCATTCCTACAAGAGAAACTGCTGAGAGTAGAGCTTTAACTTCTTCCGATCGCTGGCATGATAATAACCGTAGTTCTGTGCATGAACCTCGGAGAGATAACAAGTGGTCATCAAGGTGGGGTCCTGAAGATAAAGAGAAGGATTCTCGAACTGAGAAGAGGACAGATGTGGAAAAGGAAGACCCTCATGTTGACAAGCAATCTTTTAGTGCCAACCGCACAGCCGCAGAGCGTGACAATGATTCACGTGATAAATGGAGACCACGGCATCGTATGGAAGTTCATGTAGGTGGATCAGCTACATATCGTTCTGCACCAGGATTTGGATTGGAGAGAGGACGAGTGGAGGGTTCAAATGTGCGATTTGCTCCTGGACGAGGAAAGCCAAATGCTAGTGGACTTCTACAAATTGGCAGGCCTCTTTCTGCTGGTTCTAGTGGTTTTGTTCCGGGAGATAAGAATGACAATGTATTTGGGAAATCTGCGTATTGTTACCCAAGGGGAAAGCTTCTGGACATTTACCGCAAGCAAAATACAGTTCCTGCTTTTGATACCATACCTGTTGAGATGGAGCAAGTGCCCTCAATAACACAAGTAGACTCAATTGGGCCATTGGCTTTTGTGGCGCCTGATTCTGATGAAGAG GCTGTTCTTGGAGACATATGGAATGGAAAAATCACTACCAGTGGAGTATTCTACAGCTCATTTAGAGAGAAGAATGTGGGATCAGATGAAAACCTTACAG gcaTTGGTGACTTAACACTGACTGAAGGGAAACAGGTTTCCTTGAATAATACTGAATTTGATTATGAATCTTTGGGAAAGACTGCTGATGATCAAGCATATCAAG gAGATCCACATAAAGAAGGTGAACAGGATTTTGTGTCCCCAATTGGTGTGGCAGTGACTGATGATTTGACTCCTGCAGTTTCAAATAGATATGATTTCAGCAGTTTGAGGGAGCTTGACAGTACTGGACATAATGAACTGAAGCCTCTTCAAAATCAGCAGTGGACAGATTCTGCTCCAAAACACTTGAAGTTGGAACACACTGAGGCAGCTTTGTCTTCTGAAATCAGTACCCAGCTTCCTGATGATTCAAGTTCTTTATTTGACTTCTCTTCTATAGAGAAAATTTCTAGTAGCAACCAGGACCTTTTAAAGGGCAATAATGTGGCCTTCTCATTAGAAAGGACTATCCCACCTGAGGAGTTAAGTTTATGTTATTGTGATCCTCAAGGGGTAACTCAGGGACCTTTTCTGGGAATTGACATCATTTCATGGTTTGAGCAAGGATTTTTTGGAGCTGACTTACCTGTACGATTGTCAGATGCTCCTGATGGGTCTCCTTTTCAAGAACTTGGCGAGATCATGCCACATCTGAAAAATAAAGCTAGGTCTGCCTCCAGCTCTGATCTAGTTACCAAGTCAGAAAAATCTGATGCTTTTGGAGATGGATTGGGAGAGAGTATTCCTGACCTTGCTTCAGCCAAGGTTTCAGCTGTCTTGAATGATCAGCAGTGGGAATCTTCTGTATTTGAGGATAGCTCAGGTGTTTATGTTCAGCCAAGAATACCTAAACAGGAGTGTCCTGTTGAACCCCAGTATACTGAAGATCAAGGCTTCCAAAATTTTTTTGCACTTGATGAGA AAGTCGCCTTTCTTGGAGAGTCTGCAACTAGCAGTGGCAATATGAGGAAACTCTCTGCTAATGTTCATGGTTCATTTCCTGATTTGAGCAGCCGCCCATCTTTTGCAAATGAATTTGCAGAAACTGGTGTGCCTATGGATAATGATGATAAGTTGCATCCCTTTGGTCTGTTAATGTCTGAGCTCAGAGGCTCCCACATGAGGTCTAGTCAGTCATCAAATTTACCTTCAAATATAGGTGATCAGAGTCACTTTATAGATACCTTGCATGAGAGAGATGTCCTGTTGCCCAGACAGAGTTCATTAGGTGCTGTGTCTGATCAATCTCTTGTTGCAGAGACATGGTCTGATGATTATAGAAGAAATATATGTTCTAACTCCAGTGTTCATCAAGGTGCCATAGATGCCCGGCATTTATCTCGCATGGAGCAAGAATTCAGTGGCTATGACTTGGCAGAGCACCTGATGTCACAAAAGTTGCAAAAGGAACAACTTCAACCACAGAACCGTCCATCTCCTCATCCCACATCTCATTTTATTGGATCAGGTGTGGAGCAATTTCCTGGTTTTTCTTTTAGTCAGAGCAAGAACCCTGTTCTCCAACAGTCAGTCCACCATCCAGCACAAGATATGGAACATCTTTTGGAGCTTAAGTTACAACAGCAGCGAGAGTTTGAGCTTCATCAACGACATCAGTTTCATCAACAGCAGCTTCATCACCACCAAATGAAattgcagcagcagcagcagcagctgcAGCAGTCTCATATTCAACAATTGCTTCTTGAACAGTTGCAGCATCATCACATGTCTGATCCGGGTTTTGGGCAGTCAAAGATGGACCTTATGGGAGACAACATGCTTGATCAGGCTTTGTTGAGGAAAAGCCTTCTCCATGAATTGCAGCAGAATTCGTTTGCTTCAAGGCACCTGGATCCATCTCTAGAACAGATCATTCAAGCAAAGATTGGTCAGAATGCACATAGAGGACGACCAAATGATTTATTGGAGCTCATATCACAGGTGAAGCATGGGAATGCATTCCCTTCAGAACAGCAGCTTCGTTTTCACCAAGAACAGTTGCATGCAAGGCAGTTATCTCTGGCATTGAGGCAGCAGATGGGGATTGAGGGAGAGAGGCGTGCTGGTGGGCTCTGGCCAGTTGATGAAGCTGATCAATTCATCAGGACTTCTGCTGGCCGTCACCAAGCTCATCTGGCAGGGTTGAACCCTTTAGAATTTTACCAGCAACAGCAGAGGCTTTCCTCCCATGAAGAACAACTAAGCCAACTTAAACGGAATCTTGCTGTACAGGAGCAACTACAACGAGGGTTTTATGAGCCTACTTCTGTTGCATTTGAGAGGCCGATGCCTTCTGGTGCTCCTGGGATGAACTTGGATAATGTAAATGCTCGTTTTCAAGGTCTAGACATTCAAGATCGGCATCCTTATATGCATTCCATTGACCCCATGGGTTCTTTCTCTTCTGGTATCCCATCTCAACACCACCAAGTTTCAGACTGGTTACATGCTTCTCATCCAGATGCAATTGAGTCCCGCTCCAGGAACAATGGGCGGTCAGAAAATAGTTGGCTAGAACCAGGGATGAAACAATTACATTTTGAAGCTGAGCGACGGAAGATGGAGCCTGAAGTTTCTGTAGCTTCTACAGATTCAAGTTTATGGGCTTTGGCTGGAGATGATGAGGAAAAATCAAAGAGAGTTTTGATGGACATGCTCCACCAAAAACTGAATCTTCAATCTACACAGTCATCAGAAGTGGACCATCAACATTCTATATCATCTTATAAAAGTCGGGATTCGTTTGGACTATTTCCTGAGTCAAGTTCTTCAAATCTTCCTCCTAATCTTCTACCAGATCAAATAGTCAGTCTAAACAACACATTAACAGAAGGGTCCCCAAATTCCAATTCAAGCAACTTGCGGCAAAATCATTTACTTAATGTTTATGCGAATGAACAATTTAACAATTTGGAAAACAGGGAAAGATTTCCCCTTAGATCTAATTCTGGAGCATTAGGAGAACAGCCATTATTTTCAAGCACACTAGAGACTTCTCAGATTGGTTTTGTGGACTCTAGCTCGATTGGGAATTCATCAATGGGCAAAGAATTCTCAGAGCTGGAgggaaagaaagggaagaagCGTGGGTCCAAAAGCAGAACGGAAATGAGCCGGTCAGTTTCAGAGATTGAAGGTAACTTAGCTGAGCAAGCTGAAGATGCCATGGATCATGGGGAGCTGCTAGTAAATGCCCATAGCAGGCATACATCAGTGAGCAATGCTG GCTTATACAACCATGACATTGGATTAGATAAAGCATGCCAAGATGATGTTTCTAATGATAG GCTATCATCTATTGTATCCAATGAGCTTGATAATTCAATGCTTAAACGCCCACCAGTTTCTCGAGTCTTGTCTTCAGATGTTCTGTTGGAGGCGGCCCCAGCTCCAGTTGTCAAGCAGAAAAACAATATAGATG ATGGGAGACAGAATTCTGCTGGGAATCCAATGACGAACAGGATGGCTGAAACTCAGACATCTGCCAAGAAAGACATGCGGTTTAGGCGGACCTCATCTTGTACTGATGCTGCTGTATCTGAAACTTCATTCATAGACATGCTAAAAAAACCTGTTCCAGAGGCAGATGCCACCAATGGGGCTGCTTTGGAGTCATCTGATTGTAGCGTGCAATCTGGACGAAGTggcaaaaagaaaggaaagaaaggaagacAACTTGATCCTGCTCTTCTCGGATTCAAAGTGTCCAGCAACCGGATCTTGATGGGTGAGATCCAACGTCTGGAAGATTGA